The stretch of DNA CCCGCATCGGCAAAAAGCGCACCGTCACCATCGGCTGCGGCTGGGCGGCGATCAGCCTGCTGGGCATCACCCTCTCGGGGCTGACCGGGGCACCGCCCGTGCTGCTGGGGGCGGTGTTTTGCTTTGGCATTGCCTCGGGGGTGCTCACCCTGGGGGCGATCGTGCTGATGCTGGACCTGACCGTGGCGGAGACAGCGGGCACGTTTATTGGGGCCTGGGGGCTGGCCCAGGCGATCGCCCGGGGCGGCGCAACGGTGATGGGGGGCGGCGTTCTCGATCTGGGCCGGGGCATGCTGGGCCTGTTTCACAGCGGCGAGGTGCCCCCATCCCAGGCGTTTATGGCCTACGGGCTGGTGTTTATGCTACAAGCAGTGGGCATGGTGGTGGCGGTGGTGCTGCTGCGCCGAGTCAACATTCAGGAATTTCAGGCCAATGCCAGGGCGGCGATCACGGCGGCGTTGGAAAGCGATATGGATTAGGGGTCTGGTACGGTAAAGATGACGGCTTAGTGGGATTTTGGGTTTTGGGTTTCGGGTTTCGGGTTTACGGCTGACCTGAAACCGTCTTTGAGGACTGAGATGCAGAGCTTTTGGAACGAGGTACTGGCCTTTGCCGAGGCCACCACGGCCACCGTGGGCGAACGGCTGATGGCGGAATTTGGCCAGGTGCAGGCCGATCTGAAGGCGGATGGAAGTTTGGTGACAAGGTGCGATCGCTGGTCTGACGACACCCTGCGGGCCGCTATCCGTGAGGCCTTCCCCGACCACGGCGTGCTCAGCGAAGAGGTGGAGCACATCTTCCCCGCCGCCGACTGGTGCTGGATCATCGACCCCATCGATGGCACCACCAACTTCACCCGAGGCATTCCGGTGTGGGGCATTTCCCTGGGGTTGCTGTACCGGGGCACGCCGGTATTTGGCTACGTGGCGATGCCGCCCCTGGGGCAGTCTTTCTACGGCTACTGGCCGGGGGCAAGTGGGCTGGATATGCCCAGTGGTGCCTTCTGCAACGGTCGGCCTATCCACACCAGCCAGGCGGCCCCCGACAAGACCCAGTTCTTCAGCCTCTGCGCCCGCAGCACGGCGGTGCTGGAAAAGCCCTTTCCCTGCAAAATTCGCATGCTGGGCTCCGCCGCCTACAACCTGCTGCTGGTGGGGGCGGGCTGGGCGGTGGGGGCCGTGGAGGCGACGCCCAAGATCTGGGACGTGGCGGCGGTGTGGGCGATTGTGCAGGCCGCCGGGGCCACCTGGGTGCCCCTGGACGATACCGCCCCCTTTCCCCTGGCGGTGGGCCAGGACTACAGCCGCCGCCCCTACCCCACCCTGGCCGTGGCCCAGGCAAAGCTAACGGAAACCTTTCGACCCCTGGTGGAGGTCGTGGTTCGGTGAGGCGGTGAATGCGGCTAGTGATCCGCCGCCGTGGAACTGAGCGGGTTGCAGGTACCGCAGCAGCAAGGTGCCTAGGGGCCGAGAGGGTCGCCAGTTCAATTTCTTTCAAGACAGGCCAGGGCCAGGGGTGCTATGGTCTTCCCGACAGCGGATCGACTCAGCGGAGCGATGTGGGCCGTGCTGGGGGCAGCCTGTCGCGCCGTTGAGCGAGGAGAAAACCGATGAGCGCTGGGATTGACTACCAGACAATTACGGCTCACCAGCAGGAGACCTGGGCCACGGGCAACTTCCACGAGATTGCCCGCCAGAATACGTCCATGGCGATCGCTCTCTGCGAGGCGGTGGACCCCCATCCCTGCGATCGCGGCCTGGATGTGGCCTGCGGCAGCGGCACCGCCGCCCTGGTCGCCGCCCGCCGCTACTGCGAGATGACCGGCATTGACTACGTGCCCGCCCTGATCGAGCGGGCTAGGCAGCGGGCCGCCGCCGAGGGGTTTGAGATCGACTTTGACCTTGCCGATGCCCAGGCGCTGCCCTTTGCCGAGGCCAGCTTCGACTTTGTGCTGTCGGTGTATGGGGTACAGTTTGCCCCCGACCAGGAGCAGGCCGCCCGAGAACTGCTGCGGGTCTGTCGCCCCGGGGGCAAAATTGGCCTTGCCTCTCCCATGCCCCAGGGCTGGAGCTTTGACTTTTTCAGCGCCCTGGCCCGGTATCGGCCCCCGCCCCCCGGCCTCAGCTCGCCCCTGCGCTGGGGTACCGAGCAGGGCCTGGAGGCGCTGCTGGGGGAGGGCTGCCATGCCATCGCCAGCGAACAGCGCACCTCGGTGCTGTATTTCCGGTCGGTAGACCACGCCACCGAGGTGTTTTTGACCTACTTTGGACCTGCCATTCGCGCCTCCCAGGGCTCAGCCACGGCGGCGCAGGAACACCTGCGCGACGACCTGCGGGCGGTGTTTAGCCGCTACAACCGGGCCACGGACGGAACCGCCGCGATGGAAAACCAGTTTTTGCTGACGATGGCTTACAGGGAATGACGGGGGTAAGTTCCCTGCTGGTTACGCTCCGCGCCACCCAGCCTACGAAAACCCTAGTGTTTAGCTTCCTCGCGATGCATTGCTGCGCGTTAGCAGGGCCTCAACTTAACGTTATGCACCGTACGACAGCCTAATTAGTAGCATTGTTGACACGCTCTACGACTCGGGTACCAGTTCGGTATTCACCTCGTTGATGGGGCGACGGCGCAGTTCGACCGACTCGCTGCGGGGCAGCAGGTCAAACATTTCGCGCATCACGTCATCGATCGCCTCGTAGGAGACAATCCCGACCTCGTTAAACATCAGGTCGCCCTGGGCGTTGAATACCAGGGTTTGGGGCACGGCATTGCGGAAGTAGTAGCCCGGTTCGTTGGGCTCGTAGCTGGCCTTGACCGGAATCGCGTCGGCCATGACCGGGACAAAGTTGGCCACTCGCCCGTAGGGGGCCTGGAGCTGGGAAATCACCGACGAAAATTTCTTGCAGTCGCTGCTGTCATCGACGTAGATTACCGCGATCGCGGGTTTTCCGTACCTGAGCGACTGCTCCAGGCTCACCTTGGGGGGCACCAGCGACCCATTGCCCGCGTAGAGGGCAAAGATGTTGCCGTCGTAGTTGTCGTCGGTGAGCCCCGCCAGGGCGGTGGGCTGCCCCCCCAGGCTCAGCCACAGCGTCAGGCTGAGGAAGACCACCCCAAGCCACCCGCCCAGGCGCACCCTGGAAGTAAATAGACGAGAGGTTGGCAGAGGGATGGTCGGGAAAAGCAGGGTTGAAAGCCAGCGCAGCATGGCGGTAACGTCCTTGGTCGAGAGTCTGGAGTGGGGCCTGCCCTTGGGTAGCCACCCACCCCAGACTCTATTAGGCCACAGAATGGCCATGCTTACTGCTGGGCGGCACGAAATTCCTGGATTACCGATCGCATGGCGTCGGCGTTAGCCATCCGCAGGTCGTCGGGGGTCCACACCACCACCTGGTAGTATTCTTCGCCCATTTCAACGGTGGTGTGCAGGTAGGCCACCGGGCGCTGGGACACGTCGCCGCGCACCTCGTACTGCACCGCTGGAAAGCCGCTGACGCGATCGACTCCGGTGCGGGCCTGGTTGGCAATCACCTGGTTAAAGCCCCCCTTGAGAATTTGCAGGTAGTTGCTGGCCTGCTCCTCCAGGTTGCCGGGGCTAACGGCGGCCCGACTTTCGCCCAGCACCACCAAAAACAGGTTCTGGTCAGGATTGTAGGCCTCCAGTTCGGCGTTGGGGTGCAGGGTGCCGGTTGGGGCGGCCTGCCAGCCGTTTTGCAGGCGCAGGCGCACGGGCTTCATGCGGCTGACCAGCATGTCGCCCCGAAAGCCGCGATCGACAAACTGATTGCCCATGTCGCCGTTGTTGCGGGGCGATCGCGACAGCCCCAGGGTATTGCAGCCGGTGAGCCCCAGCACCGCCACCACTGCCACCACCGCCAGGGCGCTGCCTTGCCACCCCTTCGATCCCTTGTTAGCCATAGCGCCACCCTTCCGCTCAATCCACCGATGCCGTTTAGCTTCAAGGGTATAGCAACCCCTCCGCAATGGTCGCATCCTCTCCTATGCTAGATAGGTATTTGCCGCTAGCGGCAAATACCTGATCTAAATCTAGAGTTACCCCATGTTACGAGCTGGCATTGTTGGGCTTCCCAACGTTGGCAAATCAACCCTGTTCAACGCCGTGGTGGCCAACGCCAAGGCCCAGGCCGCCAACTTCCCCTTTTGCACCATCGAACCCAACGTCGGGGTGGTGGCGGTGCCCGATGGCCGCCTCCAGGTACTGGCCGATCTCTCCAGCTCCGCTGAGGTGGTACCGGCTCGGGTCGAGTTTGTCGACATTGCGGGCCTGGTGCAGGGGGCCAGCCAGGGCGAGGGGCTGGGCAACCAGTTTTTGGCCAACATTCGCGAAGTCGATGCGATCGTCCACGTGGTGCGCTGCTTCGATGACGACGACATCATCCACGTCTCCGGGTCGGTCGATCCGGCGCGGGACATCGAGGTGATCAACCTGGAGCTGGCCCTGGCCGACCTGGCCCAGCTGGAGCGCCGGGTCGACCGGGTTCGCAAGCTGGCCCGCGCCGACAAAGAGGCCCAGGCCGAGCTGGCAATCCTCGAAAAAATTCTGCCGGTGCTCAACGAGGGCAAGACCGCCCGCCAGGTGGAGCTAGACGAGGAGGCCGAGGCGATCATCAAGCCCCTGGGGCTGCTTACCCGAAAGCCCGTCATCTACGCCACCAATGTCTCTGAGGACGACCTGGCCAGCGGCAACCCCTGGGTCGATCAGGTGCGCGCCCTGGCGGCGGCAGAGGACGCTCAGGTGGTGGTAATTTCAGCCCAGGTGGAGTCGGAGCTGGTGGAGCTAGACGACGCCGAGCGCAAAGATTTTCTCGAAGCCCTGGGGGTAGAGGAGGGCGGCCTCAAGACCCTGATTCGCGCCACCTACGAGCTGCTGGGCCTGCGGACCTACTTCACCACCGGCCCGAAGGAAACCCGCGCCTGGACCATCAAGGCGGGCATGGTGGCCCCCCAGGCCGCCGGGGTGATTCACACCGACTTTGAGCGGGGCTTTATTCGGGCCGAAACCGTGGCCTATAACGACCTGGTGGCGGCGGGTTCGATGGCTACGGCCAAGGACAAGGGCCAGGTGCGCAGCGAAGGTAAAGAATACGTGGTGCAGGAGGGCGATGTGATGCTGTTTCGGTTTAACGTGTAGCCTGTGGGAAATCGCTGGGGCGATCGCGCCGGCAGCATCGGCCAGGCGCATCGTCACAGTATGCAAACAACCTCGCTGTAATAGTGGTTCCTTGGGGAAAATCTATCTACAATTTGACCCATCAGGAGCACAGCGTTCCTCGCTCCAGGTTTGTAGGACTACCGCCGTGGCATCACCGCTTCAAACCCATCCTCGGCTGCGCTCAGCGCTGCACCAGCTGCAGGGGGTACCGCCCTGGGCACTGCTGTCGCTGGTGATGAACGGGCTGCTGTTTATTACCATCGTGGTCATGCTGCGGCAGCTGGGCCAGGGTGGCGATGCGGTGCTGTCCCAGGCCAACGCCTTTGCCGCCGATCCCTACGTCCCGGTGGCCCCGTTTGAGCCCAGCCTGGGACCACGCCACAACCTCGACTACGAGCAGTGGGTGGCGCTGCTGGCGGCGGAGGCGGAGGCGGTGGTAGCCATCGATGCGCCGCGACAAAACATACTGCTGGGGGACTCACTGACCCTCTGGTTTCCGGCCAACATGCTGCCAGGCCGCAAAACCTGGATCAACCAGGCGATTTCGGGCGAAAGCTCGGGGGGGCTGCGCGATCGCCTCTACCTGCTCGACCAGACCGATCCCGAAGCCCTGTTCATCATGGTGGGCATCAACGACTTGATCTGGGGCGGTTCGGAGGCAGACCTGGTCTACAACGTGCGCCGGATGATCAACTACCTGCGCCAGACCCACCCCCAGGCGCGGGTGGTGGTGCAGTCAATTTTGCCCCACGGCGGCGAGGCAGCCACCTGGGAGGGGCGCGATCGCCTGCTGACCATTCCACCCGATCAAATTCGTACCGTCAACAGCCAGCTTAAGGCCGTCGCCATTGAAACCGGCGTCGATTTTCTCGATCTGTACCCGCTGTTTGTCAACGGCGACGGCTACCTGCGGGCCGACCTCACCACCGATGGGCTGCACCTTAACCAGAACGGCTACATGGTGTGGCGCACAGCCCTAGCCCTAATCAACGAAACCGAGTTTCAACCCTAGACGCCAAGGGCGCGGCTCTGCCTACGCAGCTGCACCCCCCACCGGGTCACAACCCGATCGCTTGTGTCAGCCGCGCTGCACCGTCAGGGCATCGGGGGTAGTCGAGCGGGGTGTGGTATCAGAGGTCAATCCAATGACAGCACCCTAAAAGTCGATGGAGCGAATCAGCGGCGGTGCCTGAGGGATGGGTGCAGCGCCCGGAGCCGTGGTTGCCAGAGAGGCAGCGGCGCTGTCGGCGGCGTTGACGATCGCCCCCAGCACCGGCAAAGCTTCGTTTTCCAGCAGCTGTTCTAGCAGCGCCTCCAGCACCGCTTTGTCGGTGACGCCGGGGCGGGTGACCAGCAGCAGGCCGTCGCTGACGCTGCCCAGCAGCAGGGCATCGTTGCTGCGGCCCAGGGGCGGCGCGTCGATCAGCACCAAGTCAAAGCGGGAGCGGGCATCGGCCAAAAACTGCCCCATTTCGCTCGATTCCAGGACCGCTGCCGGGTGGGGCTGGGGGCCGGGGCTGGGGGCCAGGTAGAGGTTTTCGACCCAGGGGGCCAGCTGAATGGGTTCCTGGTAGCGGCCCGCGTAGTAGTGCAGTGGTTCGGCGATCGCCTCTGGGTTGGCGGTCACCCCCAGCCGCTGGCCGCAGGAGGGCTGGCGCAGGTCGGCCTCGACCACCAGGGTGCGGCGACCGGCCCGGGCGGCGGCGATGGCCAAATTAAAGGCGGTGGTGGTTTTGCCCTCGCCCGTCCGGCTGCTGACCACCAGCACCACCCGGGGGGGCGCAGCCGCTTCCGACAGGCTGCCCGCCCGCCGCAGGCTGCTGCGCAGGCGCTCGTAGATCTCCAGGTCGGGGGTGTGGGGCTGGTAGAGCACGGGCCAACCCTGGGCCGAGGTGGCCGCCAGGGCGGGCACCAGCCCCAGCACCGGCACATCCTGGTCGGCCAGAATGCCCTGGAGGTCTTCGGCGGTGCGGGCGGTGCTGTCGAGCAGGTCGAGCAGAAAGGCGACGGCCCCGGCGGCGACAATGCCCAGCAGCCCGCCCACGGCCATCACGGCGACGGGGTTGGGGGGGGCCTCCACCTGGGCCACCACGGTGGGCGGCTCGGCC from Leptolyngbya sp. KIOST-1 encodes:
- a CDS encoding inositol monophosphatase family protein, whose amino-acid sequence is MQSFWNEVLAFAEATTATVGERLMAEFGQVQADLKADGSLVTRCDRWSDDTLRAAIREAFPDHGVLSEEVEHIFPAADWCWIIDPIDGTTNFTRGIPVWGISLGLLYRGTPVFGYVAMPPLGQSFYGYWPGASGLDMPSGAFCNGRPIHTSQAAPDKTQFFSLCARSTAVLEKPFPCKIRMLGSAAYNLLLVGAGWAVGAVEATPKIWDVAAVWAIVQAAGATWVPLDDTAPFPLAVGQDYSRRPYPTLAVAQAKLTETFRPLVEVVVR
- a CDS encoding class I SAM-dependent methyltransferase yields the protein MSAGIDYQTITAHQQETWATGNFHEIARQNTSMAIALCEAVDPHPCDRGLDVACGSGTAALVAARRYCEMTGIDYVPALIERARQRAAAEGFEIDFDLADAQALPFAEASFDFVLSVYGVQFAPDQEQAARELLRVCRPGGKIGLASPMPQGWSFDFFSALARYRPPPPGLSSPLRWGTEQGLEALLGEGCHAIASEQRTSVLYFRSVDHATEVFLTYFGPAIRASQGSATAAQEHLRDDLRAVFSRYNRATDGTAAMENQFLLTMAYRE
- a CDS encoding thylakoid membrane photosystem I accumulation factor; amino-acid sequence: MLRWLSTLLFPTIPLPTSRLFTSRVRLGGWLGVVFLSLTLWLSLGGQPTALAGLTDDNYDGNIFALYAGNGSLVPPKVSLEQSLRYGKPAIAVIYVDDSSDCKKFSSVISQLQAPYGRVANFVPVMADAIPVKASYEPNEPGYYFRNAVPQTLVFNAQGDLMFNEVGIVSYEAIDDVMREMFDLLPRSESVELRRRPINEVNTELVPES
- the ychF gene encoding redox-regulated ATPase YchF; protein product: MLRAGIVGLPNVGKSTLFNAVVANAKAQAANFPFCTIEPNVGVVAVPDGRLQVLADLSSSAEVVPARVEFVDIAGLVQGASQGEGLGNQFLANIREVDAIVHVVRCFDDDDIIHVSGSVDPARDIEVINLELALADLAQLERRVDRVRKLARADKEAQAELAILEKILPVLNEGKTARQVELDEEAEAIIKPLGLLTRKPVIYATNVSEDDLASGNPWVDQVRALAAAEDAQVVVISAQVESELVELDDAERKDFLEALGVEEGGLKTLIRATYELLGLRTYFTTGPKETRAWTIKAGMVAPQAAGVIHTDFERGFIRAETVAYNDLVAAGSMATAKDKGQVRSEGKEYVVQEGDVMLFRFNV
- a CDS encoding GDSL-type esterase/lipase family protein, whose translation is MASPLQTHPRLRSALHQLQGVPPWALLSLVMNGLLFITIVVMLRQLGQGGDAVLSQANAFAADPYVPVAPFEPSLGPRHNLDYEQWVALLAAEAEAVVAIDAPRQNILLGDSLTLWFPANMLPGRKTWINQAISGESSGGLRDRLYLLDQTDPEALFIMVGINDLIWGGSEADLVYNVRRMINYLRQTHPQARVVVQSILPHGGEAATWEGRDRLLTIPPDQIRTVNSQLKAVAIETGVDFLDLYPLFVNGDGYLRADLTTDGLHLNQNGYMVWRTALALINETEFQP